The proteins below are encoded in one region of Misgurnus anguillicaudatus chromosome 24, ASM2758022v2, whole genome shotgun sequence:
- the LOC129437402 gene encoding olfactory receptor 52N2-like, with amino-acid sequence MGDRSSNVSFTEFQLIGFTDLKNYRPLLFIPFCIILVYSLLANAILMFVIAKHRKLHAPMYILIGLIAALGFFVPIYFVPRMLFSFLWNLNTITRHECLIQMFCLHFSGCFQSSILLGMAVDRYFAIIFPLRYNDFVNLTNSLIFSAILSIRNTVIIVAMVSLVVPLTFCKTNMIYHSFCEHTSVVNIACNDISKNYLALSVAFGIPSFDCFVIFCSYIIIFVVIFRSPSGDSRQKAIHTCTTHIMGIAVAYISVVTAFVGYRVSTIPRDVRVLVSAMYLLLPGICNPVIYGLRTTEIRTQIVKYLKSDKISTF; translated from the coding sequence ATGGGTGATCGATCAAGCAATGTCTCTTTTACTGAATTCCAGTTAATTGGATTCACAGACCTCAAAAACTATCGACCTCTTCTTTTTATTCCTTTTTGTATCATTTTAGTATATTCTTTATTAGCTAATGCGattttaatgtttgttattGCAAAACACAGGAAGTTGCATGCTCCCATGTATATTCTAATAGGACTGATTGCAGCTTTAGGATTTTTTGTTCCAATTTACTTTGTTCCAAGAATGTTGTTCAGTTTTTTGTGGAATCTGAATACCATTACACGACATGAGTGTTTGATACAAATGTTTTGCCTACATTTTTCTGGTTGTTTTCAGTCCAGCATTTTACTTGGGATGGCTGTTGACCGATATTTTGCTATCATTTTTCCTTTACGTTACAACGACTTTGTAAATTTGACAAACTCTTTAATTTTCTCTGCGATTCTGAGCATTCGTAACACTGTTATTATTGTTGCCATGGTTAGTCTGGTTGTGCCACTTactttttgtaaaacaaatatGATTTACCACAGCTTCTGTGAACACACATCAGTCGTCAATATAGCTTGTAATGATATTTCCAAAAACTATTTAGCTCTTTCAGTAGCTTTTGGCATACCATCCTTTGAttgttttgttatattttgCTCATATATCATCATTTTCGTTGTTATATTTCGTTCTCCGTCGGGGGACTCCCGGCAAAAAGCAATTCACACATGCACCACACACATAATGGGGATAGCAGTAGCTTATATCAGTGTTGTTACTGCATTTGTGGGGTATAGGGTGAGTACAATACCCCGGGATGTCCGTGTCTTAGTTAGTGCAATGTATCTTCTTCTACCTGGAATCTGTAACCCTGTGATTTATGGTCTCAGAACCACAGAAATAAGAACTcaaattgttaaatatttaaaatctgaTAAAATTTCTACTTTTTGA